A stretch of Sulfurimonas xiamenensis DNA encodes these proteins:
- a CDS encoding diguanylate cyclase → MHKKNIIKYVLIFISLSAVALFISNYQYKNHEQEILNQEKDLLSITYNTIKKSYKIHSEIFFITKINTKDILDLMKKANSTEIDKKNSAREELYSSLSDTYNSMKLFKIKQLHFHLPDNESFLRFHRPNRYGDNLTGIRDTVAYVNKHKVPVSSFEEGRIYNGYRFIYPIIEENRHYGSVEISVSMHEIIQHIKNETISDVEFIIKKNIVQKKVFEDEKKNYAQSKIHKDYFYEKSISNKESALIKTFTDSYPYLGNNINKGSIFNFSTNYNNTIYITTFIPVYNTHSRQYVGNIVITRPNISLEYHHKKNIFINIIIIMFLALLIYAYYRVEKKNQELKKKNKTLNNIQDIAKLGSWELNAKTNKIEWSDEVYKIFGFKPQSFELTYETFLEFIYPKDKIKVDEIFKKSIKLKETYQIQHRIIKSDKSIAYVNQTGHHIYDQKGAYIYTIGTIHDVTSIIEYENKINFIKNELESIANHIPDILFRSKTDDAMTILFVNNAIYKITGYKAQSFILNKVRSYRSIIHPQDRENVYKEIKKALIKNRDYSIEYRILNSIGDVVWVRESGKKGKNDEGMEIVEGIITDITHQKNSIDKLRKFIDIQDSIVILTDTKKIIFANKKFFDFFGYKNLKEFNNNHNCICDMFIKDDTFFHLEKISPKEKDWVKSMLNLPGRERIVSMSSKNNNPHAFSVSINNFDPQIYIINFSDISDTMFEKLQLEKKATRDQLTKAYNRTYFDSSIENIIKNNEKLNGKTGVILLDIDYFKKINDNYGHNTGDEVLKTLVKLLNRLIRKDDVLIRWGGEEFIIILYAKSIENVLKLAEKLRYAIEHHKFANIPSVTCSFGIALHNDDDTIKETINKADQKLYEAKNRGKNIVVS, encoded by the coding sequence ATGCATAAAAAAAATATTATAAAGTATGTCCTTATTTTTATCTCTCTAAGTGCTGTTGCACTTTTTATCTCAAACTATCAATATAAAAACCATGAACAAGAAATTTTAAATCAAGAAAAAGATCTGCTCTCTATTACCTATAATACAATTAAAAAATCTTACAAAATACATTCAGAGATTTTTTTTATAACTAAAATCAACACCAAAGATATTCTTGATTTAATGAAAAAAGCAAATAGCACAGAAATAGATAAAAAAAACAGTGCAAGAGAAGAGCTCTACTCTTCATTATCTGATACATACAACTCTATGAAGCTTTTTAAAATCAAACAACTTCACTTTCATCTTCCAGACAATGAAAGTTTTTTACGATTTCACAGACCAAACAGATATGGAGACAATTTAACCGGTATAAGAGATACCGTTGCTTATGTCAATAAACATAAAGTGCCTGTATCTAGCTTTGAAGAGGGAAGAATTTACAACGGATACCGTTTTATATATCCTATTATTGAAGAAAATAGACACTACGGAAGTGTTGAAATTTCTGTTTCAATGCATGAAATCATTCAACATATAAAAAATGAAACTATTTCTGATGTGGAATTTATTATTAAGAAAAATATAGTTCAAAAAAAAGTTTTCGAAGATGAGAAAAAAAACTATGCTCAAAGTAAAATACATAAAGACTATTTTTATGAAAAGAGTATCTCAAATAAAGAGAGTGCGCTTATCAAAACTTTTACCGATTCATATCCATATCTTGGCAATAATATAAACAAAGGTTCCATATTTAATTTTTCTACAAACTATAATAATACTATTTATATAACAACTTTTATTCCAGTCTATAACACTCATTCAAGACAATATGTGGGCAATATTGTTATTACACGCCCTAATATATCTCTTGAATATCACCATAAAAAAAATATATTTATAAACATAATTATCATAATGTTCCTAGCGCTTTTGATATATGCATACTATAGAGTTGAAAAAAAGAATCAAGAGTTAAAGAAAAAAAACAAAACACTCAATAATATACAAGATATTGCAAAATTAGGTTCTTGGGAATTAAATGCAAAAACCAATAAAATAGAGTGGAGTGATGAAGTTTATAAAATTTTTGGATTTAAGCCGCAATCTTTTGAGTTGACATATGAAACTTTTCTTGAATTTATTTACCCAAAAGATAAAATTAAAGTAGATGAAATTTTTAAAAAATCAATAAAATTAAAAGAGACTTATCAAATCCAACATAGAATTATAAAATCTGATAAATCAATCGCTTATGTAAATCAAACAGGACATCATATATATGACCAAAAGGGTGCTTATATTTACACCATCGGAACGATACATGATGTTACAAGCATTATTGAATATGAAAACAAAATTAATTTTATAAAAAATGAATTAGAATCAATAGCAAATCATATTCCCGATATTTTATTTAGATCTAAAACTGATGACGCTATGACTATACTTTTTGTAAATAATGCTATTTATAAAATCACCGGGTACAAAGCACAAAGCTTTATACTAAACAAAGTTAGAAGCTATAGAAGTATCATACATCCTCAAGACAGAGAAAATGTCTATAAAGAGATCAAAAAAGCTTTGATTAAAAATCGTGACTACTCTATAGAGTATAGAATTTTAAACTCAATCGGTGATGTTGTATGGGTTCGAGAAAGTGGCAAAAAAGGTAAAAATGATGAAGGAATGGAAATAGTAGAGGGTATTATTACAGATATCACGCATCAGAAAAACAGTATAGACAAACTTAGAAAATTTATTGACATACAAGACAGTATAGTTATTTTGACAGATACAAAAAAAATTATTTTCGCAAATAAAAAGTTTTTTGATTTTTTTGGATATAAAAATCTAAAAGAGTTCAATAATAATCATAACTGTATCTGTGATATGTTTATAAAAGATGACACTTTTTTTCATCTAGAAAAAATCTCTCCAAAAGAGAAAGACTGGGTAAAAAGTATGCTAAATCTTCCGGGAAGAGAGAGAATCGTCTCAATGTCAAGCAAAAACAACAATCCTCATGCTTTTTCAGTCTCTATCAACAACTTTGATCCACAAATCTATATAATTAATTTCAGTGATATCAGCGACACAATGTTTGAAAAACTTCAACTAGAGAAAAAAGCTACTAGAGATCAGCTTACAAAAGCTTATAATAGAACATATTTTGATTCTTCAATTGAAAATATAATTAAAAACAATGAAAAACTAAATGGAAAAACAGGTGTTATACTACTGGATATTGATTATTTTAAAAAAATAAATGACAACTATGGACATAACACCGGTGATGAAGTTTTAAAAACTTTAGTTAAACTTTTAAATCGTTTGATTAGAAAAGATGATGTTTTAATAAGATGGGGCGGTGAAGAATTTATTATAATTCTTTATGCTAAATCAATTGAAAATGTATTAAAACTAGCAGAAAAATTAAGATATGCCATAGAACATCATAAATTTGCAAACATTCCAAGTGTTACATGCAGCTTCGGCATCGCACTGCATAACGATGATGACACAATTAAAGAAACCATAAATAAAGCTGATCAAAAACTCTATGAAGCTAAAAACAGAGGTAAAAATATAGTTGTATCATAA
- a CDS encoding VWA domain-containing protein, producing MNNISLEYSFLILLLFPALYCIYRCKEHKKPNYFVHLHFLSAKKSFLKVEQLLKIFIFLLLFTALASPIAVDKINPLNRHGKDILLAIDASGSMNASGFDMEDEVSRGKRLSRLEIAKVIASDFIYKRESDNVGVVAFGDFAFIASPITYEKEIVVEMLSYLSHGMAGQNTAIGDAIAMGVRAFEHSRAKSKILILLTDGEHNSGEISPKEAAKLAQDADIKIHTIGMGSKGEADEALLQKIAKESGGVFFSAYSAKELKSIYEEIDAMESSKIKSREYLLKDFYYWVLLLFALGILLYLLYTEAKK from the coding sequence ATGAATAATATTAGTTTAGAATACTCCTTCTTGATTTTACTGTTATTTCCGGCACTTTACTGTATATACAGATGCAAAGAGCATAAGAAACCAAACTATTTTGTGCATCTGCATTTTTTATCTGCAAAAAAGAGTTTTTTAAAGGTTGAACAGCTTTTGAAGATTTTTATATTTTTGTTGCTTTTTACTGCGCTTGCTTCTCCAATAGCTGTAGATAAAATAAATCCGCTCAACAGGCACGGAAAAGATATACTTTTGGCAATAGATGCAAGCGGTTCCATGAATGCATCAGGGTTTGATATGGAGGATGAAGTAAGCAGAGGGAAGCGGCTCTCAAGACTTGAGATTGCAAAGGTAATTGCTTCAGATTTTATATATAAAAGAGAGAGTGATAATGTTGGTGTTGTTGCATTTGGCGATTTTGCTTTTATCGCTTCTCCTATTACATATGAGAAAGAGATAGTTGTTGAAATGCTTAGTTATCTTTCACATGGCATGGCAGGACAAAACACGGCAATAGGCGATGCAATAGCGATGGGTGTGCGCGCATTTGAACACTCACGCGCAAAATCAAAGATCCTAATTCTTTTAACAGACGGAGAACATAACAGCGGTGAGATCTCTCCAAAAGAGGCTGCAAAACTAGCGCAGGATGCAGATATAAAGATACATACGATTGGCATGGGCAGCAAAGGTGAAGCCGATGAGGCGCTCTTGCAAAAGATAGCGAAGGAGAGCGGGGGAGTTTTCTTTAGTGCATACTCGGCAAAAGAGCTAAAGAGCATTTATGAAGAGATTGATGCAATGGAGTCTTCAAAGATAAAAAGCAGAGAGTATCTTCTAAAAGATTTTTATTACTGGGTGTTGCTTCTTTTTGCTTTAGGTATTTTGCTTTACCTACTTTATACAGAGGCAAAAAAATGA
- a CDS encoding energy transducer TonB, whose amino-acid sequence MPQQQELKKIEKVQKIEEPKKIEKPKKIEKKVEKPKKIEKKVEKPKKIEKKVEKPKKEIPKEVKVADVNPVAEPVKEEKEITQEVTQEVVAEEQVAQKQAFESKQGDGQLQQKELTEKYIKVNIQKIAQLLKDNLYYPASARRRGTTGLVVVKFTLDTNAVVHNIEVVESSSDVLSKAAIETIKQLSEKFPKPSEEVILNIPINYHLN is encoded by the coding sequence GTGCCTCAACAACAAGAGTTGAAAAAAATTGAAAAAGTACAAAAAATTGAAGAGCCAAAGAAAATTGAAAAACCGAAGAAAATTGAAAAAAAAGTAGAAAAACCAAAAAAGATAGAAAAAAAAGTAGAAAAGCCAAAGAAGATAGAAAAAAAAGTTGAAAAACCAAAAAAAGAGATACCAAAAGAGGTAAAAGTAGCAGATGTAAATCCTGTTGCCGAGCCGGTTAAAGAAGAAAAAGAAATCACCCAGGAAGTCACGCAAGAAGTTGTTGCAGAAGAACAAGTTGCTCAAAAACAAGCGTTTGAATCAAAGCAGGGAGATGGACAACTGCAGCAAAAAGAGTTGACAGAAAAGTATATAAAAGTAAATATACAAAAAATAGCACAATTATTAAAAGATAATCTTTACTATCCGGCAAGTGCAAGAAGAAGAGGCACTACGGGCTTGGTTGTTGTTAAATTTACATTAGATACAAATGCTGTTGTCCATAATATTGAAGTTGTTGAGTCAAGTAGCGATGTTCTTAGTAAAGCCGCAATAGAAACTATTAAACAACTCTCAGAAAAATTTCCAAAACCGAGTGAAGAAGTTATTTTAAATATTCCTATAAACTATCATTTAAATTAA
- a CDS encoding COG3014 family protein, giving the protein MRYKNNMLKVLNRALFIFASVFFTGCVANLANSIGVDVGSCAQSYEKFVAGEYRLSAEIALGDKDEKSKLDEANLLSALQAGNSYFFAKEYKNSLKMLDASEDIIKFHHKKTLSANTSDYIASLMLNDMAIDYHASISEAVMVNTYKSLDYMALKKFEQARVELNRAVERQRRAKETYAELIAKQKDAIAEKKREQRSDAFDKTLNNPQIKSIIRQNYSTLEQFEAYPDFINPFTTYLAGLFFAIEGDYAKASSLLKEAYGMSPHNKTVESDFEMVENALLGKLPKDRFVWIIYENGLGPIKKEFKINIPIFLASNKLIYTGIALPKLQKRQQATQNIAVFSQGKLLDKTSVISDMNRVIQTEFNYIYNDILTRAIFSAMLKTYAQYQAGDENPYLGLATAVFQLLTNRADIRSWNTLPKDFQVVKVKIPESNKLLLRTGVHNIDINIDKDVKHSIVYVRIPKAMSKPSVNVINF; this is encoded by the coding sequence ATGAGATATAAAAATAATATGTTAAAAGTTTTAAATAGAGCGCTTTTTATTTTTGCTTCTGTGTTTTTTACAGGATGTGTGGCAAACTTGGCAAACTCCATAGGAGTGGATGTTGGCAGTTGTGCGCAAAGTTATGAAAAATTTGTTGCGGGTGAGTATAGATTGTCGGCAGAAATTGCGCTTGGGGATAAAGATGAAAAATCAAAGCTTGACGAGGCAAATCTTCTTTCTGCTCTTCAAGCCGGGAACAGTTACTTTTTTGCAAAAGAGTATAAAAATAGTCTTAAAATGCTTGATGCGTCTGAAGATATTATCAAATTTCATCATAAAAAGACACTCTCCGCAAATACAAGTGATTATATTGCAAGTCTTATGCTAAATGATATGGCAATAGATTATCATGCTTCCATTTCTGAAGCAGTGATGGTAAATACATATAAATCACTCGACTATATGGCTCTTAAAAAATTTGAGCAGGCGCGAGTGGAGCTCAACCGTGCTGTTGAGCGTCAGCGCCGTGCAAAAGAGACATATGCAGAGTTAATCGCCAAGCAAAAAGATGCTATAGCCGAGAAAAAGAGGGAACAGAGATCAGATGCATTTGATAAAACACTTAATAATCCACAGATAAAAAGTATAATTAGACAAAATTATTCCACTCTTGAGCAGTTTGAAGCATACCCCGATTTTATAAACCCTTTTACTACATATTTGGCAGGTCTCTTTTTTGCAATAGAGGGTGATTATGCAAAAGCATCCTCTCTTTTAAAAGAGGCTTACGGTATGTCACCTCATAATAAAACAGTAGAATCTGATTTTGAAATGGTTGAAAATGCACTTTTAGGGAAACTTCCTAAAGATAGATTTGTATGGATAATATATGAAAATGGTTTAGGTCCAATTAAAAAAGAGTTTAAAATAAATATTCCAATATTTTTAGCCTCAAATAAGCTTATCTACACCGGTATAGCACTGCCAAAATTGCAAAAACGACAACAAGCAACACAAAATATAGCTGTTTTTTCTCAAGGCAAATTACTTGATAAAACATCGGTTATTAGCGATATGAATCGTGTTATACAAACAGAGTTTAATTATATATATAATGATATTTTAACGCGTGCAATATTTTCTGCAATGCTTAAAACATATGCACAATATCAGGCGGGTGATGAGAATCCATACCTTGGATTGGCCACCGCAGTGTTTCAGCTTTTAACAAACCGTGCAGATATTAGAAGCTGGAATACTTTACCTAAAGATTTTCAAGTTGTAAAAGTTAAAATACCAGAGAGTAATAAGCTTTTGTTAAGAACAGGAGTTCATAATATAGATATAAATATTGATAAAGATGTAAAGCACTCTATTGTTTATGTTAGAATACCAAAAGCTATGTCAAAACCGAGTGTTAATGTTATAAATTTTTAA
- a CDS encoding BatD family protein, whose translation MRKNLGNIFLLFFLFFYTEVFASTYTWSATISKKTAYLHEPVYIRYVCTFSDASELYTIDFNPAKEYEKYTVKNLRQSESIIEGKRVNSYEFVVYPKETGEIIIEFDALMKKTTKESIENTVIGRDNVQKEDFFVKKFKQKSFKIDVKETNSTLVGDFALKVKTNKPEVKAYEPYHMQIIIDGVGNFEAIKPIEFTIEGVKIFAAEPTQRQTLHEDGLHGEWSQKFAFVSEKDFIIPKIEIEYFNLKEQKIKSLAADNIEISVAKGFSKEELLDEEEKEKFVFNYDYLYFSLFFITGFFVGKIKIKKRAFKESEDKRFLQKIDEAKSMDELMVLLVLKNAKKYEKTISDIEAKKIVSLRNAKRLILD comes from the coding sequence ATGAGAAAAAACCTTGGTAACATTTTTCTATTATTCTTTTTATTTTTTTATACAGAAGTTTTTGCTTCAACATATACATGGAGTGCAACAATAAGTAAGAAAACAGCTTATTTACATGAGCCTGTTTATATTAGATATGTTTGTACATTTAGTGATGCTTCAGAGCTTTACACCATAGATTTTAACCCTGCAAAAGAGTATGAAAAATATACGGTAAAAAATTTACGCCAGAGCGAAAGCATTATCGAAGGAAAAAGGGTAAACAGTTATGAGTTTGTAGTCTATCCTAAAGAGACGGGAGAGATTATCATTGAGTTTGATGCTCTTATGAAAAAGACGACAAAAGAGTCAATTGAAAATACCGTAATCGGCAGAGATAATGTTCAAAAAGAGGACTTTTTTGTAAAGAAGTTTAAACAAAAAAGTTTTAAAATTGATGTAAAAGAGACAAATAGCACCTTAGTGGGGGATTTTGCTCTAAAAGTGAAAACAAACAAACCTGAAGTCAAGGCTTATGAGCCTTATCATATGCAGATTATTATTGATGGAGTAGGCAATTTTGAAGCTATAAAACCAATCGAATTTACTATAGAGGGTGTTAAAATTTTTGCAGCAGAGCCTACGCAGAGACAAACACTGCATGAAGATGGTCTGCATGGAGAATGGAGTCAAAAATTTGCGTTTGTCTCAGAGAAAGATTTTATAATTCCAAAGATAGAGATTGAGTATTTTAATCTTAAAGAGCAGAAGATAAAGAGTCTGGCTGCTGATAATATAGAGATAAGTGTTGCAAAAGGATTTAGTAAAGAGGAGCTTCTTGACGAGGAAGAAAAAGAGAAATTTGTTTTTAATTACGACTATCTTTATTTCTCTCTCTTTTTTATTACAGGATTTTTTGTGGGGAAAATAAAAATAAAAAAAAGAGCTTTTAAAGAGAGTGAAGACAAGAGATTTTTACAAAAAATAGATGAAGCAAAATCAATGGATGAGTTGATGGTGCTTTTGGTTTTAAAAAACGCTAAAAAATATGAGAAGACTATTTCAGATATAGAAGCAAAAAAAATTGTTTCGTTAAGGAATGCAAAGAGGTTAATATTGGATTAA
- a CDS encoding YcfL family protein has translation MRLVGLIVLILFSMTGCSKSPEPEDSIVKVISSCSSSDIIIKDIKGRKRADGFMQAQVSGENKSGTYQVLEYRIVWFDKDGFKIESILSKWNTVPAYAKQPFYINATSPDTKATTFRLYIKKEKEVICEEQYDGH, from the coding sequence ATGAGATTAGTTGGATTGATTGTTTTGATACTCTTCTCTATGACGGGGTGCAGTAAGTCACCCGAGCCGGAAGATTCAATTGTTAAAGTTATAAGCAGCTGCAGCAGTAGTGATATAATTATAAAAGATATTAAAGGTCGCAAGAGAGCTGACGGTTTTATGCAGGCTCAAGTGAGCGGTGAGAATAAATCAGGCACTTATCAAGTCCTTGAATACCGTATTGTTTGGTTTGATAAAGATGGCTTTAAGATAGAGAGTATACTCTCAAAATGGAACACGGTTCCGGCTTATGCCAAACAGCCGTTTTACATCAATGCAACATCACCGGATACAAAAGCGACTACATTTCGTTTATATATAAAAAAAGAGAAGGAAGTAATATGCGAAGAGCAATACGATGGACATTAA
- a CDS encoding VWA domain-containing protein: MTLLYPQYLWLLLLILPFFMKKDFREFRITFYGYILTFMFIVIALSRPVIEQEPIESKQMLSDIIIGVDLSFSMQGEDLKPTRLLYAKEKLKEMVQVEDKSRFGVLGFTTNAIILSPMTEDKELLMHLFGSLDEKFVITKGSTIISALQLARKMSKAKKITVVLFSDGGDELSYEAEANFAKENNMIVNIFMTASKMGSTLKLENGELLKDELGDIVISRENSMIQEISDATKGVYTKDLDTLLDALDAQKSKDKESKTTIMRNLELFYYFIALAIVTFLVSVTTLKKFIVAFLLLFGVHLNASQNMEFFNKATEFYRSGEYEKALQNFEVVKSGDSETKSIIFYNIGNTLVRLKRFEKAREAYIKSLTLMYSKEADENLEYIRDVGENKEMSTGQQQAKKRSALAKKEQSKKNKKEGGGSNMQVSAAASSGADDSGKEVKSQNTINLARGKAKLSSKQYELINKRSVDEKKPW, encoded by the coding sequence ATGACTCTTTTATATCCTCAATATCTGTGGCTTTTGCTTCTGATTTTGCCATTTTTTATGAAAAAAGATTTTAGAGAGTTTCGCATAACATTTTATGGATATATTTTAACATTTATGTTTATTGTGATAGCGCTTTCAAGACCGGTTATCGAACAAGAACCCATAGAATCCAAACAGATGCTAAGCGATATTATTATCGGCGTGGACCTCTCTTTTTCGATGCAGGGAGAAGATCTGAAACCTACAAGACTTCTCTATGCAAAAGAGAAGCTAAAAGAGATGGTTCAAGTAGAAGATAAAAGTCGTTTTGGGGTGTTGGGATTTACTACAAATGCGATAATACTCTCTCCAATGACCGAAGACAAAGAGCTTCTAATGCATCTATTTGGTTCTCTTGATGAGAAGTTTGTTATCACCAAAGGCAGCACTATTATCTCCGCATTGCAACTTGCTAGAAAAATGTCAAAAGCAAAAAAAATCACGGTTGTACTCTTTAGCGACGGAGGAGACGAGCTTAGTTATGAAGCCGAAGCAAATTTTGCAAAAGAGAATAATATGATTGTAAATATTTTTATGACCGCTTCCAAAATGGGTTCTACTCTTAAACTTGAAAACGGCGAACTTTTAAAAGATGAACTCGGAGATATTGTTATAAGCAGAGAAAACAGTATGATTCAAGAGATTTCAGATGCTACTAAGGGGGTCTATACAAAAGATCTGGACACGCTTCTTGATGCACTTGATGCACAAAAGAGTAAAGATAAAGAGAGTAAAACAACTATTATGAGAAATTTGGAGCTTTTTTATTACTTTATCGCATTGGCAATTGTCACTTTTTTAGTAAGTGTTACAACACTTAAGAAATTTATTGTGGCTTTTTTACTTCTCTTTGGGGTACATCTGAATGCAAGCCAAAATATGGAGTTTTTCAATAAGGCGACAGAGTTTTACAGAAGCGGCGAGTATGAAAAGGCATTGCAAAATTTTGAGGTTGTAAAATCGGGTGATAGTGAGACAAAATCCATTATTTTTTACAATATAGGGAATACACTTGTAAGACTTAAGCGGTTTGAAAAAGCAAGAGAGGCGTATATAAAATCTTTAACGCTTATGTACTCAAAAGAGGCGGATGAAAATTTGGAGTATATTCGAGATGTTGGCGAGAACAAAGAGATGAGCACAGGACAGCAGCAAGCAAAAAAAAGATCGGCTTTGGCAAAAAAAGAGCAGAGTAAGAAAAATAAAAAAGAGGGCGGCGGTTCCAATATGCAGGTGAGTGCGGCTGCAAGCAGCGGAGCTGATGATAGCGGAAAAGAGGTAAAATCCCAAAATACAATAAACTTGGCCCGCGGCAAAGCAAAGCTGAGTTCAAAACAGTATGAGCTTATAAACAAAAGGAGTGTAGATGAGAAAAAACCTTGGTAA
- the lpoB gene encoding penicillin-binding protein activator LpoB — translation MRRAIRWTLILAVVGVIFGGCETKTTNIDIENDKGEAVMSLDYRDFQGAAQDMIESLLASGAVDKKDGERYVLVISRIINDTMQHIDTDQLIKKIRVGLLQSGKVVVTTAVGVSGAEDPMSMQTREELRGNVEFDQKTVAGKGEMIAPDLSLSGKILQRNIRVDSKTQRVEYYFQLSLTDIKTGLAFWEDERIVAKRGSNKSVAW, via the coding sequence ATGCGAAGAGCAATACGATGGACATTAATTTTAGCGGTTGTCGGAGTTATATTTGGCGGTTGTGAGACAAAAACTACAAATATAGATATTGAAAATGACAAAGGTGAAGCGGTAATGAGTCTTGATTATAGAGACTTTCAAGGGGCTGCTCAGGATATGATAGAGTCACTTCTTGCTTCGGGTGCTGTAGATAAAAAAGATGGCGAACGATATGTTTTGGTTATCTCACGCATTATTAATGATACGATGCAGCATATCGATACAGATCAGCTTATTAAAAAAATTCGTGTAGGACTTCTTCAAAGCGGCAAGGTTGTTGTAACAACGGCTGTGGGCGTAAGCGGTGCAGAAGACCCTATGTCTATGCAGACAAGAGAGGAGTTGAGAGGCAATGTGGAGTTTGACCAAAAAACAGTTGCCGGCAAAGGCGAAATGATTGCACCTGATTTAAGCCTTTCAGGGAAAATTCTTCAAAGAAATATCAGAGTGGACAGTAAAACTCAAAGAGTTGAGTACTATTTTCAACTCTCGCTTACGGATATTAAAACAGGTTTGGCGTTTTGGGAAGACGAGCGTATCGTTGCCAAAAGAGGCAGCAATAAATCTGTTGCATGGTAA
- a CDS encoding AAA family ATPase encodes MISKIELIKKEVSKVVVGQEKMIDSLLIALLCEGHILIEGVPGLAKTTTVNALAQSLGLNFKRAQFTPDLLPSDILGAEIYDPQNNSFKIKKGPIFTNLLLADEINRAPAKVQSALLEVMQEKQVTLGDTTFKLEPPFFVMATQNPVEQEGVYQLPEAQLDRFMLKLVVDYNTKEQELEIARRISSGNFETIESVITHEDLKELKKAVKSIHIDEQVEEYMIELVNATRNPHLYGLDEIKDYIQFGASPRVSIDMFKAVKAMAFMRGKDFVTPVDVAYIAKELMRHRIVLTYEAEAEGITTDEIIQKVLETVAIP; translated from the coding sequence ATGATTTCTAAAATAGAGTTGATTAAAAAAGAGGTTTCTAAGGTAGTTGTCGGACAGGAGAAGATGATAGACTCTCTTCTTATTGCTCTTTTGTGTGAAGGGCATATTCTTATAGAGGGTGTTCCCGGACTTGCTAAAACTACAACCGTAAATGCGTTGGCACAAAGTCTGGGACTTAATTTTAAAAGAGCTCAGTTTACCCCCGATTTACTTCCTTCAGATATTTTGGGTGCTGAGATATATGATCCTCAAAACAACAGCTTCAAGATAAAAAAGGGTCCAATTTTCACAAACCTGCTTTTGGCTGATGAGATAAATCGTGCTCCGGCAAAAGTTCAGTCTGCATTATTGGAGGTAATGCAGGAGAAACAAGTAACTCTTGGTGATACTACATTTAAACTTGAACCGCCGTTTTTTGTTATGGCTACTCAAAACCCTGTTGAGCAGGAGGGAGTCTATCAGCTTCCAGAGGCCCAGCTTGATAGATTTATGCTTAAACTTGTTGTTGATTACAATACAAAAGAGCAGGAGTTAGAGATTGCAAGAAGAATATCAAGCGGCAACTTTGAAACAATAGAGAGCGTAATAACGCATGAGGATTTAAAGGAGCTAAAAAAAGCTGTAAAGAGTATACATATCGATGAGCAGGTAGAGGAGTATATGATTGAGCTTGTCAATGCTACAAGAAATCCTCATCTTTATGGACTTGATGAGATTAAAGACTATATACAGTTTGGAGCATCACCTCGTGTAAGCATCGATATGTTTAAGGCGGTAAAAGCGATGGCATTTATGAGAGGTAAGGATTTTGTAACGCCTGTGGATGTTGCCTATATCGCAAAAGAGCTTATGCGACACCGTATTGTGCTTACATATGAAGCCGAAGCAGAGGGCATTACAACTGATGAGATTATACAAAAAGTGCTTGAAACTGTAGCAATACCGTAG